In Aquila chrysaetos chrysaetos chromosome 10, bAquChr1.4, whole genome shotgun sequence, the following proteins share a genomic window:
- the CTNS gene encoding cystinosin isoform X2: protein MRMQYLLPTLLSLSLVLLGPGDGVIVLSVPEVVSLESGSSTNVTISLRAPLNETLVITLNITHSSKHRTIVELPDEVQLPAGHTKADFQVKADDVGQVTVYLYTINSNLTGPRIQFQVIHSIVVRYADEVIGWIYFLAWSISFYPQLFENWRRKSVVGLSFDFIALNLTGFIAYSVFNVGLFWIPFIKEEFLVSYPSGVNPVAINDVFFSLHAVALTLLVVIQCCIYERAGQKVSKVVVGLLALAWIFTFTTLFLAAAEEMTWLQFLFCFSYIKLAVTLIKYFPQAYMNFRRKSTEGWSIGNVLLDFTGGSFSLLQMFLQSYNNDQWKLIFGDPTKFGLGVFSIIFDIVFMVQHYCLYRRRGYEPCE, encoded by the exons ATGAGGATGCAATACCTGCTCCCTACTCTGCTGTCCCTCTCGCTTGTGTTGCTGGGGCCTGGCG atGGAGTCATTGTATTGTCTGTCCCTGAAGTGGTTTCGTTAGAAAGTGGAAGTTCAACAAATGTCACTATATCTCTGAG gGCTCCATTAAATGAGACACTGGTCATAACTCTTAATATTACACACTCATCAAAACACAGAACCATTGTTGAACTGCCTGATGAA GTACAATTGCCTGCAGGTCACACTAAAGCAGACTTCCAAGTGAAAGCAGATGATGTTGGACAAGTAACAGTTTATCTTTATACCATTAATTCCAACTTAACTGG ACCTAGGATTCAATTTCAAGTGATTCATAGCATTGTGGTGAGATATGCTGATGAGGTGATTGGCTGGATCTATTTCCTCGCCTGGTCTATCTCCTTTTATCCTCAGCTCTTTGAGAACTGGCGACGAAAAAG TGTTGTTGGACTAAGCTTTGACTTTATAGCATTAAACCTTACAGGCTTTATAGCATACAGTGTATTTAATGTTGGACTTTTCTGGATTCCCTTTATTAAG GAGGAATTCTTAGTCAGTTATCCCAGTGGGGTGAACCCTGTGGCTATCAATGATGTTTTCTTCAGTCTCCACGCAGTAGCTCTAACTCTCCTCGTTGTAATTCAGTGCTGCATCTACGAG AGAGCAGGTCAGAAAGTATCCAAAGTTGTTGTTGGACTACTGGCACTTGCATGGATCTTCACATTTACAACACTGTTTCTTGCTGCAGCTGAGGAAATGACATGGCTGCAGTTCTtattctgtttctcttacattAAGTTAGCAGTCacactgataaaatattttccacag GCATACATGAATTTCCGTCGGAAGAGTACTGAGGGATGGAGTATTGGAAATGTATTACTAGACTTCACTGGTGGAAGCTTCAGCCTTCTCCAGATGTTTTTGCAGTCATACAACAATG ATCAGTGGAAGTTAATCTTTGGAGATCCAACCAAGTTTGGCCTGGGTGTCTTCTCCATCATCTTTGATATTGTTTTTATGGTCCAGCACTACTGCCTATATAGGAGACGAGGGTACGAACCTTGTGAATAA
- the CTNS gene encoding cystinosin isoform X1 translates to MSLSTMRMQYLLPTLLSLSLVLLGPGDGVIVLSVPEVVSLESGSSTNVTISLRAPLNETLVITLNITHSSKHRTIVELPDEVQLPAGHTKADFQVKADDVGQVTVYLYTINSNLTGPRIQFQVIHSIVVRYADEVIGWIYFLAWSISFYPQLFENWRRKSVVGLSFDFIALNLTGFIAYSVFNVGLFWIPFIKEEFLVSYPSGVNPVAINDVFFSLHAVALTLLVVIQCCIYERAGQKVSKVVVGLLALAWIFTFTTLFLAAAEEMTWLQFLFCFSYIKLAVTLIKYFPQAYMNFRRKSTEGWSIGNVLLDFTGGSFSLLQMFLQSYNNDQWKLIFGDPTKFGLGVFSIIFDIVFMVQHYCLYRRRGYEPCE, encoded by the exons ATGAG cttgtcCACCATGAGGATGCAATACCTGCTCCCTACTCTGCTGTCCCTCTCGCTTGTGTTGCTGGGGCCTGGCG atGGAGTCATTGTATTGTCTGTCCCTGAAGTGGTTTCGTTAGAAAGTGGAAGTTCAACAAATGTCACTATATCTCTGAG gGCTCCATTAAATGAGACACTGGTCATAACTCTTAATATTACACACTCATCAAAACACAGAACCATTGTTGAACTGCCTGATGAA GTACAATTGCCTGCAGGTCACACTAAAGCAGACTTCCAAGTGAAAGCAGATGATGTTGGACAAGTAACAGTTTATCTTTATACCATTAATTCCAACTTAACTGG ACCTAGGATTCAATTTCAAGTGATTCATAGCATTGTGGTGAGATATGCTGATGAGGTGATTGGCTGGATCTATTTCCTCGCCTGGTCTATCTCCTTTTATCCTCAGCTCTTTGAGAACTGGCGACGAAAAAG TGTTGTTGGACTAAGCTTTGACTTTATAGCATTAAACCTTACAGGCTTTATAGCATACAGTGTATTTAATGTTGGACTTTTCTGGATTCCCTTTATTAAG GAGGAATTCTTAGTCAGTTATCCCAGTGGGGTGAACCCTGTGGCTATCAATGATGTTTTCTTCAGTCTCCACGCAGTAGCTCTAACTCTCCTCGTTGTAATTCAGTGCTGCATCTACGAG AGAGCAGGTCAGAAAGTATCCAAAGTTGTTGTTGGACTACTGGCACTTGCATGGATCTTCACATTTACAACACTGTTTCTTGCTGCAGCTGAGGAAATGACATGGCTGCAGTTCTtattctgtttctcttacattAAGTTAGCAGTCacactgataaaatattttccacag GCATACATGAATTTCCGTCGGAAGAGTACTGAGGGATGGAGTATTGGAAATGTATTACTAGACTTCACTGGTGGAAGCTTCAGCCTTCTCCAGATGTTTTTGCAGTCATACAACAATG ATCAGTGGAAGTTAATCTTTGGAGATCCAACCAAGTTTGGCCTGGGTGTCTTCTCCATCATCTTTGATATTGTTTTTATGGTCCAGCACTACTGCCTATATAGGAGACGAGGGTACGAACCTTGTGAATAA
- the EMC6 gene encoding ER membrane protein complex subunit 6: MAAVVAKREGPQFISEAAVRGNAAILDYCRTSVSALSGATAGILGLTGLHGFIFYFLASVLLSVLLVLKAGRRWNKYFKSRRPLFTGGLIGGLFTYVLFWTFLYGMVHVY; the protein is encoded by the coding sequence ATGGCCGCGGTGGTGGCCAAACGCGAAGGGCCGCAGTTTATCAGCGAAGCGGCGGTGCGGGGGAACGCCGCCATCCTGGACTATTGCAGGACGTCTGTGTCGGCCCTGTCGGGTGCCACGGCGGGGATTCTCGGCCTGACCGGCCTGCACGGCTTCATCTTCTACTTCCTGGCTTCCGTCCTCCTCTCCGTGCTCTTGGTGTTAAAAGCCGGACGGCGATGGAACAAGTACTTTAAATCCCGGAGGCCGCTTTTCACGGGGGGGCTTATAGGAGGGCTTTTCACTTACGTCCTGTTCTGGACTTTCCTGTACGGCATGGTTCACGTCTACTAA
- the TAX1BP3 gene encoding tax1-binding protein 3, whose product MSYVPGQPVTAVVQRIEIHKLRQGDNLILGFSIGGGIDQDPTQNPFSEDKTDKGIYVTRVTEGGPAEVAGLQIGDKIMQVNGWDMTMVTHDQARKRLTKRNEEVVRLLVTRQSLQKAVQQSMMS is encoded by the exons atGTCGTACGTACCGGGACAGCCGGTCACCGCCGTGGTG caaaGAATTGAAATACATAAGCTTCGTCAAGGTGACAATTTGATTCTGGGATTCAGCATTGGAGGTGGCATTGATCAGGATCCTACTCAGAATCCGTTCTCCGAAGACAAGACCGACAAG ggtaTCTATGTAACAAGGGTGACGGAAGGAGGCCCAGCAGAAGTTGCAGGACTTCAGATTGGAGATAAGATCATGCAG GTGAATGGCTGGGATATGACAATGGTGACCCATGACCAAGCTAGGAAGAGACTGAcaaaaaggaatgaagaagTGGTACGGCTGCTGGTGACCAGGCAATCTCTCCAGAAGGCTGTGCAACAATCCATGATGTCCTAA